A single window of Methanobacterium formicicum DNA harbors:
- a CDS encoding DUF2971 domain-containing protein, producing MASKDLDEDYIRNVLLKHIFDELKQRGFKVSNKEFFKLRGKNDIIHHLAKFLCMKTKPDISLEKRDECIKNEKKDFKEGYLDFGLKNKIHVTCFSETYESILMWSHYSDQHKGFCVEYDFKELGLDNQVTRFIFPVIYQEAIFDMKDYMPDSNKEFDNVLKKYMGKIRPEDILKGLALPQSTTKANNMAIFYNALIKSKVWAYEKEWRYVFPYKNVKYKSIYLPVPKPKAIYLGAMADIENSKKIIEIGKEKNISVYKMQIKPSEFKLESNIILKR from the coding sequence ATGGCTTCGAAAGATTTAGATGAGGACTATATTAGAAATGTTCTTTTAAAACATATTTTTGATGAATTAAAACAAAGAGGGTTTAAGGTATCAAATAAGGAATTCTTTAAACTAAGAGGAAAAAACGATATTATTCATCATTTAGCTAAGTTTCTTTGTATGAAAACTAAACCAGATATATCGTTAGAAAAACGTGATGAATGTATTAAAAATGAAAAAAAGGATTTTAAAGAGGGTTATTTGGATTTTGGTTTAAAAAATAAGATTCATGTAACTTGTTTTAGTGAAACATATGAATCCATTTTGATGTGGAGTCATTATTCAGATCAACATAAAGGTTTTTGTGTCGAATATGATTTTAAAGAATTAGGATTAGATAATCAAGTAACACGTTTCATTTTTCCTGTTATTTATCAGGAAGCTATTTTTGATATGAAAGATTACATGCCGGATTCTAATAAAGAATTTGACAATGTCTTAAAAAAATATATGGGCAAAATTCGACCCGAAGATATTTTAAAAGGATTAGCACTTCCTCAATCAACTACAAAAGCTAATAATATGGCTATTTTTTATAATGCTTTGATTAAGTCTAAAGTTTGGGCTTATGAAAAAGAATGGAGGTACGTTTTTCCTTATAAAAATGTTAAATATAAATCAATATATCTACCTGTTCCTAAACCAAAAGCGATCTATTTGGGTGCAATGGCTGATATAGAAAATAGTAAAAAAATCATTGAAATAGGAAAAGAAAAAAATATCAGTGTTTACAAGATGCAAATCAAA